In one window of Chryseobacterium sp. JV274 DNA:
- the nuoK gene encoding NADH-quinone oxidoreductase subunit NuoK: MGEVNTFIQSIPLDYFIILSSVLFCLGVMGVLLRKNAIVILGCVELMLNSVNLLLAAFSAYKGNGDGQLLVFFIMVVAAAEVAVGLAIIAMLYRNTRSVDVSIFNKLRG, translated from the coding sequence ATGGGAGAAGTAAATACATTTATACAAAGCATCCCTTTGGACTACTTCATCATTCTTTCATCAGTATTGTTCTGTTTGGGAGTAATGGGAGTATTGCTTAGAAAAAATGCTATTGTGATTCTGGGCTGTGTAGAGCTTATGCTGAATTCTGTAAACCTTTTATTGGCAGCTTTTTCAGCGTATAAAGGCAACGGCGACGGACAGCTTTTAGTTTTCTTCATTATGGTTGTGGCTGCTGCTGAAGTAGCAGTAGGTCTGGCAATTATTGCTATGCTGTATAGAAATACCCGTTCTGTAGATGTGAGTATATTTAATAAATTAAGAGGATAA
- a CDS encoding NADH-quinone oxidoreductase subunit J, with the protein MDQFLFFLVAFLAVASAVYFVFARNPLYAILSLIVTMFSIAGMYILLNAQFLAIIQIIVYAGAIMVLFLYILMMLNLNKGDESKKNNTLKFVGVFTAGLLLVGVLGVFRGVQDKHIVVENVDRGIGLTKNLGRLLFNEYVLPFELASILILAGIVGAVLIGKKDL; encoded by the coding sequence ATGGATCAGTTTTTATTTTTCTTGGTGGCGTTTTTAGCAGTGGCAAGTGCAGTTTATTTTGTATTTGCAAGAAATCCTCTCTATGCTATTTTGTCATTGATTGTTACAATGTTTTCAATTGCAGGAATGTACATTCTTTTAAATGCACAGTTCCTGGCAATTATCCAGATTATAGTGTACGCAGGTGCCATCATGGTACTTTTCCTTTACATCCTGATGATGCTTAATCTTAATAAAGGAGACGAAAGTAAGAAGAACAATACTTTAAAGTTTGTTGGAGTTTTTACAGCAGGTCTTCTTTTAGTAGGTGTACTAGGAGTTTTCAGAGGTGTACAGGACAAACACATTGTTGTTGAAAATGTAGACAGAGGTATTGGTCTTACAAAAAATCTGGGTAGACTTTTGTTTAATGAATATGTTTTACCGTTTGAGCTTGCTTCCATCCTAATTTTGGCAGGTATTGTAGGCGCGGTATTAATCGGTAAAAAAGATTTATAA
- a CDS encoding NuoI/complex I 23 kDa subunit family protein — protein sequence MKLTNRSKVVSNKEMTLAEKIYLPAIFTGMGITFKHAVRTVIKGAPAVYSYPEVQKPRTTIWRGQHVLKRDEEGRERCTACGLCAVACPAEAITMTAAERTKEEKGLYREEKYASVYEINMLRCIFCGMCEEACPKSAIYLTDRLVDVETNRGSFIYGKDKLVEKINERIDITTRQSEKQKNAVK from the coding sequence ATGAAACTTACAAACAGATCAAAAGTTGTTTCCAATAAAGAAATGACCCTTGCTGAAAAAATCTACCTTCCTGCTATCTTTACAGGGATGGGGATTACATTTAAGCATGCTGTAAGAACCGTGATAAAGGGTGCTCCCGCAGTATATTCGTATCCGGAAGTACAGAAGCCAAGAACAACCATCTGGAGAGGCCAGCACGTTCTGAAAAGAGACGAAGAAGGCAGAGAAAGATGTACAGCTTGCGGACTTTGTGCGGTAGCTTGTCCTGCAGAAGCCATTACGATGACTGCTGCTGAAAGAACAAAAGAGGAAAAAGGTCTTTACAGAGAAGAAAAGTACGCTTCAGTATATGAAATTAATATGCTAAGATGTATTTTCTGCGGAATGTGTGAAGAAGCCTGTCCTAAATCTGCCATCTATCTTACTGATAGACTAGTAGATGTGGAAACGAACAGAGGTTCTTTCATTTACGGAAAAGATAAACTAGTTGAAAAAATAAATGAAAGGATTGATATCACGACAAGACAATCCGAGAAACAAAAAAATGCGGTAAAATAA
- the nuoH gene encoding NADH-quinone oxidoreductase subunit NuoH, with protein sequence MDLLTFKLILVLALFLLSLTIAAYSTWAERKVASIMQDRIGPNRAGPFGLLQPLADGGKFFFKEDFTPANAERFLFVLGPALVMFISLITGAVIPWGKSLNIAGTSFDLQVANIDVGVLFIIGMASIGVYGIMIGGWASNNKYSLLGAIRASSQMISYELAMGLALLSIIMMTGSLDLKEITESQTAGKLWGVIPWVSGLNWNIFYQPIAFLVFFVAALAETNRHPFDLPECESELVTGYSTEYSSMKLGLYMFGEYVNMFISNAFMVVLFFGGYNYPGIEWVTQNWGENTAGILSIVAFLTKTVIGILIFMWIRWTLPRFRYDQLMHLGWKTLIPMALVNLLITGAVILAFAN encoded by the coding sequence ATGGATTTACTTACATTTAAACTTATACTTGTACTAGCACTTTTCCTGCTATCACTGACGATTGCAGCCTACTCTACCTGGGCAGAAAGAAAAGTAGCCTCTATCATGCAGGATAGAATTGGTCCCAACAGAGCCGGACCTTTCGGATTACTGCAGCCTCTTGCTGATGGTGGAAAGTTTTTCTTCAAAGAAGACTTTACGCCGGCCAATGCAGAAAGATTCCTTTTCGTATTAGGACCTGCTTTGGTAATGTTTATTTCATTGATTACAGGAGCTGTTATTCCTTGGGGTAAAAGTTTAAATATTGCAGGTACTTCTTTTGATCTTCAGGTAGCTAACATTGATGTTGGTGTACTTTTCATCATCGGAATGGCTTCAATTGGGGTTTACGGAATTATGATCGGAGGTTGGGCTTCAAACAACAAATATTCATTACTAGGTGCTATCCGTGCTTCTTCTCAGATGATTTCTTACGAATTGGCAATGGGATTAGCACTTCTTTCTATCATTATGATGACAGGAAGTTTAGACTTAAAAGAAATCACAGAAAGCCAGACTGCTGGGAAATTATGGGGTGTAATTCCTTGGGTTTCCGGGTTGAACTGGAATATTTTCTACCAGCCGATCGCTTTCCTTGTTTTCTTCGTAGCAGCATTGGCTGAAACCAACAGACACCCATTCGATTTACCTGAGTGTGAATCTGAATTGGTAACAGGATACTCTACAGAATACTCTTCCATGAAATTAGGTTTATATATGTTCGGGGAATATGTGAACATGTTTATCTCTAACGCTTTCATGGTAGTTCTTTTCTTCGGAGGTTACAACTATCCTGGTATTGAATGGGTAACTCAGAACTGGGGTGAGAACACTGCAGGAATCTTAAGTATCGTAGCATTCTTAACGAAGACTGTAATCGGAATTCTGATCTTCATGTGGATCAGATGGACACTTCCAAGATTCAGATACGACCAGTTAATGCACTTGGGATGGAAAACATTAATCCCGATGGCATTGGTAAACCTATTAATTACAGGAGCTGTAATTTTAGCATTTGCAAACTAA